The Plasmodium relictum strain SGS1 genome assembly, chromosome: 9 genome window below encodes:
- the LRR10 gene encoding leucine-rich repeat protein, putative — translation MKTLSKNSINENIIKFSNERNYNNENVKLLNNENKNELSNNDNNNNSNDNYDKINNFLFHVKNGLTQLEKTLSGEGYAFSNLICKNKNIDNIPKEIEKYKHLKYINMSNNKISDIKNLCLLPNIIFLDISFNLIENLKGFKKKCLENCIYINISHNLIKNIEKVNLKSIIEFDLSYNNINNLNIYFSNTIKKLNLSNNCIKNLNFKNKLTNLELLDLSSNPLENLDFYEITPNLNFLKINNISTLPKDQLKSLNNFKFLEYLDMDNYFYFKDISYKEIKKIILSNTKDINLLKFNGKRI, via the coding sequence atgAAAACGTTAAGTAAAAATagtattaatgaaaatattataaagttTAGTAATGAAAGAAATTATAACAATGAAAATGTGAAACTATTAAATAATGAGAATAAAAATGAGTTgagtaataatgataataataataatagtaatgataattatgataaaataaacaattttttatttcatgtAAAAAATGGACTAACACAATTAGAAAAAACATTAAGCGGTGAAGGATATGCTTTCAGTAATTtaatttgtaaaaataaaaatatagataatataccaaaagaaattgaaaaatataagcatttgaaatatataaatatgtcaaataataaaattagtgatataaaaaatttatgtctATTAcctaatataatttttctagatatatcttttaatttaattgaaaatttaaaaggttttaaaaaaaaatgcttagaaaattgtatatatatcaatATTTCTCATaatctaataaaaaatatagaaaaagtaaatttgAAAAGCATAATCGAATTTGATTTATcgtataataatataaacaatttgaatatttatttttccaatacaataaaaaagttaaatctTTCAAATAattgtattaaaaatttaaattttaaaaacaaattaacTAATTTAGAACTTTTAGACTTATCATCTAATCCTCTTGAAAATTTAGATTTTTATGAAATCACAccaaatttaaattttttaaaaataaataatatttctacATTACCAAAAGATCaattaaaaagtttaaataattttaaatttttagaatatttaGATATggataattatttttattttaaagatatatCCTACAAagaaatcaaaaaaattattctatCTAATACAaaagatattaatttattaaagttTAATGGGAAAAGAATATAG
- the NFYB gene encoding CCAAT-box DNA binding protein subunit B, putative codes for MMNDLSSNKTQNNDDKSFSYKTDVSFKENNNNHTINMNTYNNASNSYNELKKDINAVNAINVKCLVKETCENIFNKNENENNIKNDKNETNTKFNNLCSLPNEDVKDDTSYNSFLKNKVININYTNNISTTKNKCSVDGGYNNGYDKTNFIKEEMQCVSNQIKNEDICNTMDYEVNYNLKNTKNEMKNSKSLNIYNNNDTNDSNNIIDDKNPNFNDINNDNNKNVNNNDKENNFFCSRNKNSNDNSNTSNREKGNNYADKSLGNDNLENDSYLNNEIYFKEIKENEHKNFYEKEKNNENFQISKTFNTNLDEKNSHDNLSDDKLKGTNEVSLNSNSLNNKDSKFYNNIKEDYKNTINSKEYNNNFGKNEKENEYNSKDNDFSTKNKLNTLKNELITDGSSENENKININSLYIYQSSKNEKNDEEDSQNNNNNENFKLSKNKFTTGDEKEKIHFSNVENNQSSSNKIINSMNDDLIDMYCYENYKNDNNLRCYNKDIESNECSNFNKENSRNNHNESNEESVLNDKIKLNGDNKLKEDTNINKVICIHKDNNINNNFGGDNDLNKDKNINIDKDLGEENKLNNHKNINNEDKLNKENILIKDTNLNIQNSLNRDNVSNEENNIINSNNSNSFDNSIRDNNFLNSCNKNEESNHKINMNDDNEASICYNIINFDDNLKNDNNKLNTNNNSDIISSINNNNYNNNNNSYFDKENTSGSNLNSYDSNIYVLNDYNLNNYKTNNINLNNSNLATENIENANEGKNEIKYNDEIDINIETKTDKYLNNNMKNITSNNNNYNYNEETTKNICSNEENKKSTINIENELTNLNLEKNCELKTNINNDETLNSHLSKGNEERKFFFQSEIPFSMGMDNINDNYNNTNRSFDDALYKKENNLSENFTYKSDNNNNVNCNNNSDDNNTNSNNNSINNNNTYDNYSFIDKNRKEIFSKNDYKNNNDINSFNKVNPHCTNSNENNNDSYLCINEDKLTEKNINNVNKNELEKYNDSKKEKETDFNCTENININSKDVISRDLSENDYSTIENINNENKELDSTKKRKLKKQRSNEYKKEKLNNDQIGIENKIGEVKSNNNKRRRNSFLNDEKKKERKIVMQNKRMNEYNDNNINTSYKYMNTNCYISSKINKLKLKTYLNNVENAKLNRNFDDFNENINLPFKQNDNFYNTNENNLLMNSLNNRNINKSFIKSNINGPSKIVENTRQSNNNNDSNSNNNINNNNNSDDDDNNNNNNNINNINNNLDYMQLQKKNVYEPYDEYMNIINSKNNNVSNDYDTSQENDKSNKCNKVDLNDKKKSKNDSETLLPIANISRIMKRILPISAKVAKESKDIIRECVTEFIQFLTSEASDRCLKEKRKTINGEDILFSMEKLGFNDYVEPLSEYLNKWRQLKGINNSNSNQERKFDNFKKTQEKNNVLNNSRNEVNMNNNALMNIKRGNVYSKDNYNLINNVYHQNEIYDNNINPLLYSNSNEGDFINRI; via the exons atgatgaatgATCTGAGTTCTAATAAAACTCAAAACAATGATGACAAAAGTTTCTCATATAAAACAGATGTAAGCTTTAAAGAAAACAATAACAATCATACTATAAATATGAATACATATAATAATGCTTCGAATAgttataatgaattaaaaaaagacataAACGCAGTTAATGCAATAAATGTGAAATGCCTAGTTAAGGAAACATgcgaaaatatatttaacaaaaatgagaatgaaaataatataaaaaatgataaaaatgaaacaaatactaaatttaataatttatgttCTTTACCAAATGAAGATGTAAAAGATGATACGTCATATAATagttttttgaaaaataaagttataaatattaattatactaataatatttcaacaactaaaaataaatgttcaGTAGATGGTGGTTATAACAATGGTTATGataaaacaaattttataaaagaagaaatgcAATGTGTTTCAAaccaaattaaaaatgaagatatttGTAATACAATGGATTATGaagtaaattataatttaaaaaatacaaaaaatgagATGAAAAATTCAAAATCTTTAAACATTTATAACAACAATGATACAAATGActctaataatattattgatGATAAAAACCCCaattttaatgatattaataatgataataacaaaaatgttaataataatgataaagaaaataattttttttgctccagaaataaaaattctaatGATAATAGCAATACATCGAACAGAGAAAAAGGGAATAACTATGCGGATAAATCCTTAGGTAATGACAATCTAGAAAATGattcttatttaaataatgaaatatattttaaagaaataaaggaaaatgaacataaaaatttttatgaaaaagaaaaaaataatgaaaattttcaaattaGTAAAACTTTTAATACAAATTTAGATGAAAAAAACAGTCATGATAACTTAAGTGATGACAAATTAAAAGGCACTAATGAAGTTAGTTTAAATAGTAACTCTTTAAATAACAAGgattcaaaattttataataatataaaagaagattACAAAAATACAATTAATTCAAaggaatataataataattttggtaaaaatgaaaaagaaaatgaatataattcAAAAGATAATGATTTTTcaactaaaaataaattaaatacattaaaaaatgaattaataacCGATGGTAGcagtgaaaatgaaaataaaattaatataaattctttatatatatatcaatcttcaaaaaatgaaaaaaatgatgaagaaGATAGTCAAAACAATaacaataatgaaaattttaagctaagtaaaaataaatttactaCTGgtgatgaaaaagaaaaaattcatttttctaATGTTGAGAACAATCAGTCAAGctcaaataaaattataaattctaTGAATGATGATTTAATAGATATGTACTGCTAtgaaaattacaaaaatgataataatttacGTTGTTATAATAAGGATATAGAAAGTAATGAATGttctaattttaataaagaaaatagtaGAAATAATCATAATGAATCAAATGAGGAAAGCgttttaaatgataaaattaagTTAAACGgtgataataaattaaaggaAGAtactaatataaataaagtcATTTGTATACATAAAGataataacataaataataattttggTGGGGATAAcgatttaaataaagataaaaatataaatatagataAAGATTTAGGCGAAgagaataaattaaataaccacaaaaatatcaataatgaagataaattaaataaagaaaacatattaattaaagatactaatttaaatattcaaaatagTCTAAATAGGGATAACGTCtctaatgaagaaaataatatcataaatagtaataattcaaatagtTTTGATAATAGTATAAGGGAtaataactttttaaatagttgcaacaaaaatgaagaaagtaatcataaaattaatatgaaTGATGATAACGAAGCTAGTATTtgttataatataattaattttgatgataatttaaagaatgacaataataaattaaatacaaataataattctgACATTATTAGTAGcattaataacaataattataataataacaataatagtTATTTTGATAAAGAGAACACTTCTGGTAGTAATTTGAATTCATATGATTCAAACATTTATGTTTTAAatgattataatttaaataattacaaaacaaataatattaaCCTAAATAATTCCAATTTAGCCACcgaaaatatagaaaatgcAAACGAAggtaaaaatgaaataaaatataatgatgAAATTGATATCAATATTGAAACAAAAACAGATAAAtatttgaataataatatgaaaaatattacaagtaataataataactataattataatgaagaaactacaaaaaatatatgttcaaatgaagaaaataaaaaatctacAATCAACatagaaaatgaattaactaatttaaatttagaaaaaaattgtgaattaaaaacgaatataaataatgatgaaaCGTTAAATTCACACTTATCAAAAGGTAATgaagaaagaaaatttttttttcaaagtGAAATACCTTTTTCTATGGGTATGGATAATATTAATgacaattataataatacaaaCAGAAGTTTCGATGAtgctttatataaaaaagaaaataacttATCAgaaaattttacatataaaaGTGATAACAATAACAATGTTAACTGTAATAATAACAGTGACGATAATAATactaatagtaataataatagcataaacaataataatacatatgATAATTACAGCTTCATTGacaaaaatagaaaagaaatatttagtaaaaatgactataagaataataatgatataaatagcTTTAATAAAGTAAACCCACATTGTACTAATTCAAATGAAAACAATAATGACTcttatttatgtataaaCGAGGATAAATTAACtgaaaaaaacataaataatgtaaataagAATGAACTAGAAAAGTATAATGattcaaaaaaagaaaaagaaacagATTTTAATTGCacagaaaatataaatattaattcaaAAGATGTTATTTCACGTGATTTAAGTGAAAATGATTATTCTactatagaaaatataaacaatgaaaataaagaattagattctacaaaaaaaagaaaattaaaaaaacaaaggtcaaatgaatataaaaaagagaaacTTAATAATGATCAAATTGGCATAGAGAATAAAATTGGTGAGgtaaaaagtaataataataaaagaagaagaaatagctttttaaatgatgaaaaaaaaaaggaaaggaAAATAGTTATGCAAAATAAAAGAATGAATGaatataatgataataatataaacacaagttataaatatatgaatactAATTGTTACATATcatcaaaaataaataaattaaaattaaaaacttatttaaataatgtagAAAATGCAAAGTTAAATAGAAATTTTGATGATttcaatgaaaatataaatttaccATTTAAACAGAATGATAATTTTTACAATACGAATGAAAACAATTTGTTGATgaattcattaaataatagaaatataaataaatcttttataaaaagtaatataaatGGACCTTCTAAAATAGTTGAAAATACAAGACaatcaaataataataacgatagcaatagtaataataatattaataataataataatagtgatGACGatgacaataataataataataataacataaataatataaataataatttagattATATGCAattacagaaaaaaaatgtatatgaGCCTTATGATGAATacatgaatataataaacagcaaaaataataatgtttcTAATGATTATGATACATCTcaagaaaatgataaatcaaataaatgCAATAAAGTAGATTTAAAtgataagaaaaaaagtaaaaatgatAGCGAAACATTATTACCAATAGCAAATATAAGTAGAATTATGAAAAGAATACTACCTATATCAGCAAAAGTAGCAAAAGAAAGTAAAGACATTATAAGAGAATGTGTAACGGAGTTCATTCAGTTTTTAACTAGTGAA gcAAGTGATAGATgcttaaaagaaaaaagaaaaacgaTTAATGGAGAAgacattttattttctatggAAAAATTAG gaTTTAATGATTATGTAGAACCCCTATCCGAATACCTAAATAAATGGAGacaa CTAAAAGGAATAAATAACTCAAATAGCAACCAAGAGAGAAAatttgataattttaaaaaaacgcAAGAGAAAAATAATGTATTGAATAACAGTAGAAACGAAgttaatatgaataataatgcACTTATGAATATCAAAAGAGGAAATGTTTATTCGaaagataattataatttaattaataatgtttatcatcaaaatgaaatatatgacAATAATATAAATCCATTATTATATTCTAATTCCAATGAAGGTGATTTCATTAACAGGatttaa
- a CDS encoding kinesin-like protein, putative, with product MSENIKVFLRIKPNVENLCSLENEDCALYKVNNNQLYLFEKKKSYNDINELNTKTFNFNHIFDVHIKQNDIFELIGKNLIDNFINGYNSSILTYGNTNSGKTYTLYGERTNSREKESNGLIYLCLNYFFDLQKINKNIEICVSIVEIYLEKIRDLGKIFELSQLSTTSEDLINYYSKFHDNIIREDENGNTYIENITLLPIKNIEDVKNIINLCFKYRKTNATKKNLVSSRSHCLLTVYQYKYFKEKEFISQINFIDLAGSEKFSDIEMINKKELININNTLSVLNRVIMALSTKNKLIKNLEKKNVNEKFKNNTDYSTNVHVPYRDSKLTRLLKNSLDGNSYTYILICLNMNSYKIDDFINSLIFAKRCKMIKQKIKKNNVKYSTNSDNLKSNSSNDSSYESFDSNSENFQFLIEENKNNIPYAFDKHIYNKKRNKIKNMNHISDIMMNKMLNLFSHIIKKKYNELVKQKNSIMNNLIKVIKSEENNKEEMKRNKINFIKILKRKKKHLTNNENFLNGLINSKEGTSNTSVKNYFEDKNNPKKKVFEEIDKASSNILYKSLDTSSMKKEKILILNKNEDDFFVKNKDNILNKYDDNVLVENKKKVTASHGSSKNQLYIQPSSFLKHCNSIICDNLTKKKDEIKNFYSDIDKLLQIEIKKLNKKIKIIVDLNSLNISLFTNVEKLTKIIKNIYQNKYNVIIKNGKKTLNISNYSYEEVRKCYDITIPHLIQNNLKDESNSLKNIDKNIITLYEKINEKEVDHEATEF from the exons atgagtgaaaatattaaagtttttttaagaattaaaCCTAATGTAGAAAATTTATGTAGtttagaaaatgaagattGTGCTTTATATAAAGTTAACAATAatcaattatatttatttgaaaaaaaaaagagttacaacgatataaatgaattaaatacaaaaacttttaattttaatcaTATTTTTGATGTTCATATTAAGCAAAATGATATTTTTGAATTAATAGGAAAAAATCTTattgataattttatta ATGGATATAATAGTTCAATATTGACATACGGAAATACTAATAGTGGTAAAACATATACTTTATACGGTGAAAGAACCAATTcaagagaaaaagaaagtaatggattaatatatttatgcttaaattacttttttgatttacaaaaaataaataaa aatattGAAATATGTGTATCAATAGTCGAAATATATCTTGAGAAAATTAGAGATTTag GTAAGATATTTGAGTTATCACAATTATCAACAACTAGCGaagatttaataaattattattcaaaatttcatgataatataattagagaagatgaaaatggaaat acatatatagaaaatattacATTGTTacctataaaaaatattgaagat GttaaaaatatcataaatttatgtttcaaatatagaaaaacaaatgcaacaaaaaaaaatttagtatCTTCTAGATCTCATTGCTTACTAACTGTTTATCAGTACAAATATTTCAA agaaaaagaatttatttcTCAGATAAATTTCATAGACTTAGCTGGATCTGAAAAATTTAGTGATATAGA aatgaTCAATAAAAAGGAACTAATAAACATAAATAACACTTTATCTGTTTTAAATAGAGTTATAATGGCACTAAGCACTAAAAATaaacttataaaaaatttagaaaaaaaaaatgtaaatgaaaaattcaaaaataatacaGATTATTCTACTAATGTGCATGTACCGTATAGAGACTCTAAATTAACTAGACTactaaaa aatagcTTAGATGGGAATTCATAcacttatattttaatttgtttaaaTATGAACAGTTATAAAATAGACGATTTTATAAATAGTTTAATTTTTGCAAAAAGATGCAAAAtgattaaacaaaaaataaaaaaaaataatgttaaaTATTCTACTAATTCTGATAACTTAAAAAGCAACTCTTCTAATGATAGTTCATATGAAAGTTTTGATTCCAATTCAGAAAATTTTCAATTCTtaattgaagaaaataaaaataatataccaTATGCTTTTGATAAACacatatataacaaaaaaagaaataaaataaaaaatatgaatcaCATTAGTGATATAATGATGAATAAAatgttaaatttattttctcatattattaaaaagaaatataatgaGTTAGTCAAACAGAAAAATTCCATAATGAACAATTTAATTAAAGTTATTAAGTcggaagaaaataataaagaagaaatgaaacgaaacaaaattaattttataaaaatattaaaaagaaaaaaaaaacatttaactaataatgaaaattttttaaatggtCTTATAAATTCAAAAGAAGGTACAAGTAATACAAgtgtaaaaaattattttgaagataaaaataatcccaaaaaaaaagtatttgaAGAAATTGACAAAGCTAGTTCAAATATACTTTATAAATCGTTAGATACTTCAagtatgaaaaaagaaaaaattcttattttaaataaaaatgaagatgatttttttgtaaaaaacaAAGACAATATACTTAATAAATATGATGATAATGTACTtgtagaaaataaaaaaaaagttacagCATCACATGGTAGCTCTAAGAATCAATTATATATTCAAccatcttcatttttaaaacattgtAATTCTATTATTTGTGATAACTtaacaaagaaaaaagatgaaataaaaaatttttattcagATATTGATAAGTTATTGCaaatagaaataaagaaattaaataaaaaaattaaaattatagtaGATTTAAATTCCcttaatatttctttatttactAACGTTGAAAAATTaactaaaattataaaaaatatttatcaaaataaatataatgtaataataaaaaatgggAAAAAGACTCTAAATATATCTAATTATTCTTATGAAGAAGTTAGAAAATGTTATGATATTACTATACCCCAtttaatacaaaataatCTAAAAGATGAAAGTAATAGTTTAAAgaatatagataaaaatataattactttatatgaaaaaataaatgaaaaagaagttGATCATGAAGCAACAGAGTTTTAA